AGCAATCGGAGCAGCTGAATTTCAGCTATTAGCATATTGCAGGTTTAAATTTCCGTCATTTAATAAAACGTGGGAGCAACATAAAAGAGAAACTCCAAGATATCAAAAGAAAAATAAAAAAAGTAAATCGAAACGTAAGGCATAAAGAAAGTGTGTATTGTAAGTTTTGATGATAGAAAAGTAATTATTTACAGGAGAGTATTTTAACTTTTAAAAGAAAATTTAATTATGTAAGGTGATTAAAGTGATTAGAAGGTTATCTGATCGAAAGTGTAGAGAGAGTAGTGTGATGATGAAATGAAAAAAAAAAGGGTTTTTAAAATGATTAGTATCATAATAACAATCAGCTTACTACAAGCATGTAGTTTTTTTGAAAAAAAGATAGAGTATGAGCCATTTGTCAAAGCTTTGGATGAAGGTGACATGAAAAAGGTTATGTCCGCTAGTGATGATGGATATGCGTATGTGAAACAAAGAGGTATATATAGTACATATGAGCAAAAGGAAGATGGAGAGCACAGTAAAACAATTTATCAAACTTCGAAAGGTATATATAATACGAAAGATAAAAGTTTATATGGAAATACAACACAAGAAATTACCTCGAAAGTAGATAATAAAAATTATAGAGAAGAAGTTAATTATAGTACAAATATTAGTTATGAGAATGGACAGGTACAAAGTACGGATTCAAGTCTGGATGTTTCATACGTGAACTTAATTGTAGATCGTTTAAAAGGGATTGGGAAACTAAAGATGAAGCCAGGAGATGATATAAAAAAGTTTGGTCAGCCTAGTACTGTTGGATATAAACTAACTGAATCAGAGTTTCAAAGTATTATTAATGATAAGTTGAAAATACAATATGATGAATATGGTGGTGGATCGATCGCACTGCATATTGAGTTTACAAAGGGTTCAGAGCAGATATTGGAAGTAAGTATTGTAATAAATTATAAGAAAAGAAATGATGAAGGCAAGTTAGTAAAATACATATCACAAATACATACATCTTTTGATAGTCACCAAGGTAATAACCAAGATGCGAAACAGGAATATATTGATTTTAAAGCAAAGTATAATAAGACGCAGTAATATTTAGAAGGGCATTTGTACGGAAAGATAATAGCGACATAATTGTGATAAATGTTTCATAAATATAGTGGAAAGAATTTGAGGATAAACGCCCCAATTGCTGGAGTAGATGCAACAATTGGGGCGTTTATCCCGCTTTAATGG
This genomic interval from Bacillus thuringiensis contains the following:
- a CDS encoding DUF3952 domain-containing protein is translated as MISIIITISLLQACSFFEKKIEYEPFVKALDEGDMKKVMSASDDGYAYVKQRGIYSTYEQKEDGEHSKTIYQTSKGIYNTKDKSLYGNTTQEITSKVDNKNYREEVNYSTNISYENGQVQSTDSSLDVSYVNLIVDRLKGIGKLKMKPGDDIKKFGQPSTVGYKLTESEFQSIINDKLKIQYDEYGGGSIALHIEFTKGSEQILEVSIVINYKKRNDEGKLVKYISQIHTSFDSHQGNNQDAKQEYIDFKAKYNKTQ